A region of Pasteurellaceae bacterium Orientalotternb1 DNA encodes the following proteins:
- a CDS encoding glycerol-3-phosphate transporter has protein sequence MFGPFKPAPHIAELPAEKIDSTYKRLRWQVFAGIFFGYAAYYFVRANFDLAQKGLIEAGMYNKAELGIIGTGAGLAYGLSKFFMASISDRSNPKVFLPFGLLLSGLCMTMMGLMPWATSGIAVMFALIFLNGWFQGMGWPPCGRTMVHWWSKSERGSIVSIWNTAHNLGGMVPGAMVLLASALYFSTHGVEATAKDVWQEALYYPGIAAMIAAIPIYFVMKDTPQSCGLPPIEKWRNDYPDDYNEKTYEHDLTAKEIFVTYVLKNKLLWYIAIANVFVYLIRYGVLKWSPVYLGEVKHFNIKGTAWAYTIYELAAIPGTLLCGWVSDKVFKGKRGLTGFIFMILTTAAVVALWLNPATPENELAQYAGHAWYENPYQLMDFILMTTIGFLIYGPVMLIGLHALELAPKKAAGTAAGFTGLFGYLGGTVSASAVVGWAAEYYGWDGGFYVMITGGVLAILLMFITMMEEAKHKAKIGDTYGK, from the coding sequence ATGTTTGGTCCATTTAAACCCGCTCCGCATATTGCGGAGCTTCCAGCAGAGAAAATTGATTCCACATACAAACGCTTACGTTGGCAAGTGTTTGCAGGGATCTTCTTTGGGTATGCCGCTTATTATTTCGTGCGTGCTAATTTTGACTTAGCCCAAAAAGGTTTGATTGAAGCGGGAATGTATAACAAAGCAGAACTCGGTATTATCGGGACAGGGGCTGGTTTGGCATACGGTTTATCGAAGTTCTTTATGGCGTCAATTTCTGATCGCTCAAATCCAAAAGTTTTCTTACCATTTGGTCTTTTACTCTCTGGTCTTTGTATGACTATGATGGGGTTAATGCCTTGGGCAACTTCAGGTATTGCGGTAATGTTCGCATTAATCTTCTTAAACGGTTGGTTCCAAGGTATGGGGTGGCCACCATGCGGAAGAACTATGGTTCACTGGTGGTCAAAGTCGGAGCGTGGCTCTATCGTTTCTATCTGGAATACGGCTCACAACTTAGGGGGTATGGTACCAGGTGCGATGGTGTTACTTGCAAGTGCTTTGTATTTCTCTACCCACGGTGTAGAAGCAACAGCAAAAGATGTATGGCAAGAAGCACTTTACTATCCAGGTATTGCTGCGATGATCGCCGCCATTCCAATTTATTTTGTGATGAAAGATACCCCACAATCTTGTGGTTTGCCGCCAATCGAAAAATGGCGTAATGACTATCCAGATGACTATAACGAAAAAACCTATGAACACGATTTAACGGCAAAAGAAATCTTCGTCACTTACGTGTTGAAAAACAAATTGTTATGGTATATCGCAATCGCTAACGTCTTCGTTTACTTAATTCGCTATGGCGTATTGAAATGGTCGCCAGTGTACTTAGGTGAAGTAAAACACTTCAATATTAAAGGAACTGCTTGGGCGTATACCATTTATGAACTTGCTGCAATTCCAGGTACATTATTGTGCGGTTGGGTGTCTGATAAAGTATTCAAAGGTAAACGTGGTTTAACGGGATTCATCTTTATGATCCTCACCACCGCTGCGGTTGTAGCACTCTGGCTCAACCCAGCAACACCTGAAAATGAATTAGCACAATATGCAGGTCACGCATGGTATGAAAACCCATATCAGCTTATGGATTTCATCTTAATGACCACTATCGGCTTCTTAATTTACGGTCCTGTAATGTTAATCGGTTTACACGCTCTTGAGCTTGCACCGAAAAAAGCAGCAGGAACAGCAGCGGGCTTCACAGGTTTATTCGGCTACCTAGGTGGAACGGTTTCTGCATCAGCGGTTGTGGGCTGGGCAGCGGAGTACTACGGTTGGGACGGTGGTTTCTATGTAATGATCACTGGTGGTGTGTTAGCTATCTTGCTTATGTTCATCACAATGATGGAAGAGGCGAAACATAAAGCCAAAATCGGTGACACTTACGGTAAGTAA
- a CDS encoding glycerophosphodiester phosphodiesterase — MKIKTLVLSTLAVALLAGCQTAPQTEMAKSGKIIIAHRGASGYLPEHTLESKALAFGQQADYLEQDLAMTKDNRLIVIHDHFLDGLTDVAKKFPNRKRKDGRYYVADFTLKEIQSLEMTENFSVEKDGKQVQVYPNRFPMWQSHFRIHTFEDEIEFIQGLEKSTGKKIGIYPEIKAPWLHHQEGKDIALETLKVLKKYGYDSKDDRVYLQTFDFNELKRIKTELLPKLGMDVKLVQLVAYTDWHETEEKNAQGKWVNYDYDWMFKPGAMAEVAKYADGVGPGWYMLVEREKSKVGNIVYTPLVKELAHYNMELHPYTVRKDLLDPFFRNVDEMYDALLNKAGATGVFTDFPDTGVEFLKKQK; from the coding sequence ATGAAAATCAAAACCTTAGTGCTTTCAACTTTAGCGGTTGCATTACTTGCAGGTTGCCAAACAGCACCACAAACGGAAATGGCAAAATCGGGCAAAATCATCATCGCTCACCGTGGGGCGAGCGGCTACTTACCAGAACATACTCTTGAGTCCAAAGCGTTGGCATTCGGGCAGCAGGCAGATTATTTAGAGCAAGATTTAGCGATGACCAAAGACAACCGCTTAATCGTCATTCACGACCATTTCTTAGACGGCTTAACGGACGTGGCAAAAAAATTCCCAAATCGTAAACGTAAAGACGGTCGCTACTATGTGGCGGATTTCACTCTAAAAGAGATTCAAAGCCTTGAAATGACCGAAAATTTCAGTGTGGAAAAAGACGGCAAACAGGTGCAGGTTTACCCGAACCGCTTCCCAATGTGGCAATCCCATTTCCGTATTCACACCTTTGAAGACGAAATTGAATTTATCCAAGGTTTAGAAAAATCCACAGGCAAGAAAATCGGTATCTACCCTGAAATCAAAGCCCCGTGGCTACATCACCAAGAAGGCAAAGACATCGCCCTTGAAACCCTTAAGGTGCTGAAAAAATACGGCTATGACAGCAAAGACGATAGGGTTTACCTGCAAACTTTCGATTTCAACGAGCTCAAACGCATTAAAACCGAGCTTTTACCAAAATTGGGAATGGATGTGAAATTGGTGCAACTAGTCGCCTACACGGACTGGCACGAAACCGAAGAGAAAAACGCACAGGGTAAATGGGTGAACTACGATTATGATTGGATGTTCAAACCAGGTGCAATGGCGGAAGTTGCAAAATACGCAGACGGCGTTGGTCCAGGTTGGTATATGTTAGTCGAGCGCGAAAAATCGAAAGTGGGCAACATTGTTTACACTCCTCTGGTGAAAGAATTGGCTCACTATAATATGGAGCTACACCCATACACAGTGCGTAAAGATTTGCTTGATCCGTTCTTCCGCAATGTTGATGAAATGTACGATGCCTTGCTCAACAAAGCAGGTGCGACAGGTGTGTTCACCGACTTCCCTGATACAGGGGTAGAATTTTTGAAAAAGCAAAAGTAA
- a CDS encoding sn-glycerol-3-phosphate dehydrogenase subunit A, with translation MNISPQLYRNAADFSPQSTDVIIIGGGATGAGIARDCALRGINCILLERRDIATGATGRNHGLLHSGARYAVKDRESAEECIIENRILRKIARHCIDETEGLFITLPEDDINYQKTFIDACAASDIEAVAIDPKLAKVMEPSVNPDLIGAVVVPDGSIDPFRLTASNMLDATENGAKVFTYCEVKGLISEGGKVIGVKVYDHKNRIDRQFFAPVVVNAGGIWGQGIAEYADLKIRMFPAKGALLVMGHRINKMVINRCRNPADADILVPGDTICVIGTTSSRIPYDQIDNMVVTPEEVDILFREGEKLAPSLRHTRVLRAYAGVRPLVATDNDPSGRNVSRGIVLLDHQERDGLEGFITITGGKLMTYRLMAEWATDLVCKKLNRTDRCTTAERALPGSSESRAETNSKVISLPSTIRYSAVYRHGSRATRLLDKARLDRSLVCECEAVTAGEVRYAVDELSVNNLVDLRRRTRVGMGTCQAELCACRAAGLMARFNVATPRQSTTQLASFMEERWRGIEPIAWGDAIREADFTSWIYYSLLGLNDVQPLESQAQQGTDDNEF, from the coding sequence ATGAATATCTCACCTCAACTATATCGCAATGCGGCTGACTTTTCGCCACAAAGTACTGATGTGATCATCATCGGTGGGGGAGCAACAGGAGCGGGGATTGCCCGAGACTGTGCGTTGCGAGGCATCAACTGTATTTTGCTGGAACGGCGAGATATTGCCACGGGGGCGACGGGGCGTAACCACGGCTTATTGCATAGCGGTGCACGCTATGCCGTGAAAGATCGTGAATCTGCCGAAGAGTGTATTATTGAAAATCGTATTCTGCGTAAAATTGCTCGCCACTGTATTGATGAAACCGAAGGGCTTTTCATTACCTTACCTGAAGACGACATCAACTATCAAAAAACCTTTATTGATGCCTGTGCGGCATCGGATATTGAAGCGGTTGCAATTGATCCGAAACTCGCCAAAGTGATGGAGCCGTCCGTCAATCCTGATTTGATCGGGGCAGTGGTGGTGCCAGATGGCTCAATTGACCCTTTCCGCTTAACCGCATCTAATATGTTAGATGCCACCGAAAACGGGGCGAAAGTTTTCACTTACTGCGAAGTGAAAGGCTTAATTAGTGAAGGCGGAAAAGTGATCGGTGTCAAGGTGTATGATCACAAAAACCGCATCGATCGCCAATTTTTCGCCCCTGTTGTGGTCAATGCGGGTGGTATTTGGGGGCAAGGTATTGCCGAATATGCCGATCTCAAAATCCGAATGTTCCCAGCGAAAGGGGCATTGCTCGTGATGGGACACCGCATCAACAAGATGGTGATTAACCGCTGCCGTAACCCCGCCGATGCCGACATTCTCGTGCCTGGCGATACCATTTGCGTGATCGGCACAACCTCAAGTCGCATTCCCTACGATCAAATTGATAATATGGTCGTTACCCCTGAAGAAGTGGATATTCTGTTCCGTGAAGGCGAAAAACTCGCCCCAAGCCTGCGTCATACCCGTGTACTACGGGCGTATGCAGGGGTGCGTCCGCTGGTGGCGACTGATAATGATCCGTCTGGTCGTAACGTCAGCCGTGGCATCGTCTTGCTTGACCACCAAGAACGAGATGGCTTGGAAGGCTTTATCACCATCACGGGCGGCAAACTGATGACCTACCGCTTAATGGCAGAATGGGCAACGGATTTGGTGTGCAAGAAATTGAACCGAACTGACCGCTGTACCACCGCCGAACGAGCCTTACCAGGTTCAAGCGAAAGCCGTGCGGAAACCAACAGTAAAGTGATTTCACTGCCAAGCACTATTCGCTATTCCGCCGTTTATCGCCACGGCTCTCGTGCTACACGCTTGCTCGATAAAGCCCGTCTCGATCGTTCCCTTGTGTGTGAATGCGAAGCCGTTACTGCGGGCGAAGTGCGTTATGCCGTGGACGAATTAAGCGTCAATAACTTAGTCGATCTCCGCCGCCGCACCCGTGTGGGAATGGGGACGTGCCAAGCAGAACTGTGTGCCTGCCGAGCAGCGGGGTTGATGGCTCGCTTCAACGTTGCAACCCCTCGCCAATCCACCACGCAACTTGCGTCCTTTATGGAAGAACGCTGGCGGGGCATTGAGCCAATTGCGTGGGGCGATGCCATTCGAGAAGCCGATTTCACCAGCTGGATCTATTACAGTTTATTAGGCTTAAACGATGTTCAACCGCTTGAAAGCCAAGCACAACAGGGGACGGACGACAATGAATTTTGA
- a CDS encoding aquaporin (involved in the transport of glycerol into the cell), whose amino-acid sequence MEKSLKAACIGEFIGTGLIIFFGVGCVAAVKTAGATLGLWEISIIWGLAVALAVYASAGLSGAHLNPAVTIALWKFASFDGKKILPYILSQVFGAFAAAALVYFMYKDLFAATEVAQNIVRGEGIGLAGVFSTYPNPNISVFQAFFVEMVITGALMALILALTDDGNGVPRGPLAPLLIGLLIATIGGAFGPLTGFAMNPARDFGPKMFAALSGWGDIALTGGLSIPYFIVPILGPIIGALIGGFLYTRLIGKNLPCNQKED is encoded by the coding sequence ATGGAAAAATCACTCAAGGCGGCTTGTATCGGTGAATTTATCGGCACAGGGTTAATTATTTTCTTTGGTGTGGGCTGTGTGGCGGCAGTGAAAACGGCAGGTGCCACACTTGGTTTGTGGGAAATTTCGATTATTTGGGGGCTGGCGGTAGCCTTGGCAGTTTATGCCTCGGCAGGCTTGTCGGGAGCACATTTGAACCCTGCGGTGACGATTGCGTTGTGGAAATTTGCCTCTTTCGATGGCAAAAAAATCTTGCCGTATATCCTTTCTCAAGTGTTTGGTGCATTCGCTGCTGCGGCACTAGTTTACTTTATGTACAAAGATTTGTTTGCCGCAACGGAAGTGGCACAAAACATTGTGCGTGGTGAAGGCATTGGCTTGGCGGGTGTGTTCTCCACTTATCCAAATCCAAACATCAGTGTGTTTCAAGCTTTTTTTGTAGAAATGGTGATTACTGGTGCATTAATGGCGTTGATTTTGGCGTTAACTGACGATGGTAACGGCGTGCCGAGAGGGCCTCTTGCCCCGTTATTGATTGGTTTGTTGATTGCAACTATCGGTGGTGCATTTGGACCACTCACAGGCTTTGCGATGAACCCTGCTCGTGACTTTGGACCAAAAATGTTCGCAGCTCTTTCGGGGTGGGGGGATATTGCCCTCACAGGGGGACTGTCTATTCCATACTTTATTGTACCGATTTTAGGACCAATTATTGGGGCACTGATTGGCGGTTTTTTATACACTCGTTTAATTGGTAAAAACTTACCTTGCAACCAGAAAGAAGATTGA
- a CDS encoding selenocysteine-specific translation elongation factor, which translates to MIIVTSGHVDHGKTALLNALTGTHTAHLPEEKRRGLTIDLGYAYLPVEDRVIGFIDVPGHQRFLSNMLAGLGGIQHALLVVAADEGIKPQTEEHLTILNLLNFKQIIVVLSKSDRADAQQIFQLSNQLRQRYPFLANSPFFVTSTETQTGIDELKAHLIELSQELQPLHKPFRYAIDRVFNVKGSGLVVTGTAVAGKVQIGDEFFLSNGKKVRVKNIHAQNQPSAVGLAGQRLALNIANTEKDEIQRGDWITQLEPQTTDRIAVKLTAASELKESNVVHLYHYASHITGKLNLLDTKQAVTFSENFAEIIFDHPLPCVVGDKLIIRNGDDSQTVAGAVVLEINAPKRHKRSEARLTYLAELAKGEDYRDRIDVQLQQQAVNLLQLLWNEQIFIHDLEALAEQSDYFLSASHLFNLTYKQQIQQRIIEKIRHYHEQHSDQLGVTKNRLHRIAALEQPELVVLALIDELLGTQQLAQTRGWVHTPEHRIAFSAEELPIWAEIRPLFAATNQALWVRDIANQLSIDETQMRNLLYKAGKLGYLVPIVKDRFLLHEQISEFAQLIKQFIAEHGEISVNQLRDEIGYGRKLTVQLIEYFDRSGLLRRKGNVHLLRDSETY; encoded by the coding sequence ATGATCATCGTCACTTCAGGCCACGTCGATCACGGCAAAACCGCATTATTAAATGCCTTGACTGGCACGCACACCGCCCATTTGCCCGAAGAAAAACGGCGGGGACTGACGATTGATTTGGGCTATGCCTATTTGCCCGTGGAAGATCGGGTGATTGGCTTTATTGATGTGCCAGGGCATCAGCGGTTTTTGTCGAATATGTTGGCGGGGCTGGGGGGCATTCAGCACGCCTTGCTGGTGGTGGCGGCGGACGAAGGGATCAAACCGCAAACGGAAGAACATCTCACCATTCTTAATTTATTGAATTTTAAGCAAATTATCGTAGTGCTGAGCAAATCCGATCGGGCAGATGCCCAGCAGATTTTTCAGCTCTCCAACCAACTTCGCCAACGTTATCCGTTTTTGGCAAACTCGCCGTTTTTTGTAACTTCCACGGAAACCCAAACGGGCATTGACGAGCTGAAAGCCCATTTGATTGAACTTTCACAAGAGCTGCAGCCGCTACACAAACCATTTCGTTATGCTATCGACCGTGTGTTTAATGTGAAAGGTTCGGGCTTGGTGGTGACAGGCACGGCAGTGGCTGGCAAAGTGCAGATTGGCGATGAATTTTTTCTCTCGAACGGCAAAAAAGTGCGGGTCAAAAATATTCACGCTCAAAATCAGCCTTCAGCCGTGGGCTTAGCGGGGCAGCGGTTGGCGTTGAATATCGCTAATACGGAAAAAGACGAGATTCAGCGGGGCGATTGGATCACTCAACTTGAGCCGCAAACCACCGACCGCATTGCCGTTAAACTCACCGCCGCCAGTGAGCTGAAAGAGAGCAACGTGGTACATCTGTATCACTACGCCAGCCACATCACTGGCAAATTGAATTTGCTGGACACCAAACAAGCGGTCACATTTTCAGAAAACTTTGCAGAAATCATCTTCGATCATCCACTGCCTTGCGTGGTGGGTGATAAGCTGATTATTCGCAATGGCGATGACAGCCAAACCGTTGCAGGAGCAGTGGTTTTGGAAATAAACGCGCCGAAACGCCACAAACGCAGCGAAGCCCGTTTGACCTATTTGGCGGAGTTGGCGAAAGGGGAAGATTATCGCGATCGGATTGATGTTCAGCTACAGCAACAAGCGGTCAATTTATTACAGCTTTTGTGGAATGAACAGATTTTCATCCACGATTTGGAAGCCCTTGCTGAACAGAGCGACTACTTCCTAAGTGCCAGTCATCTGTTTAATCTCACCTATAAGCAGCAAATTCAGCAACGAATTATTGAGAAAATTCGCCACTATCACGAACAGCATAGCGACCAACTCGGCGTGACCAAAAACCGCTTGCACCGCATCGCCGCCCTTGAGCAGCCTGAATTAGTGGTGTTGGCATTGATTGATGAACTACTTGGCACGCAACAACTTGCCCAAACTCGTGGCTGGGTGCATACGCCTGAACATCGCATTGCATTTTCTGCCGAAGAATTGCCAATTTGGGCGGAAATCCGACCGCTTTTCGCCGCCACCAACCAAGCCCTATGGGTACGGGACATCGCCAATCAACTTTCGATTGATGAAACCCAAATGCGAAACTTACTTTACAAAGCAGGCAAACTCGGCTATCTCGTGCCGATTGTGAAAGACCGCTTTTTGCTACACGAACAGATCAGCGAATTTGCCCAACTGATCAAACAGTTCATTGCAGAACACGGCGAGATTTCCGTCAATCAACTGCGAGATGAAATCGGCTACGGTCGCAAATTGACGGTGCAACTGATCGAATATTTCGATCGCTCTGGGCTTCTCCGCCGCAAAGGGAATGTGCATTTGTTGAGGGATAGTGAGACCTACTAG
- a CDS encoding L-seryl-tRNA(Sec) selenium transferase encodes MQNLFRAIPSVDTLLKTPQGSALVSEFGHYAVVVQTRFLIEQIRQHVQQDHSLPDFMQTENGIFDLISDRLLAQKQLAIKKVFNLTGTVLHTNLGRGLWSQGAITAATDAMKHNVALEFDIDAGKRSHRDLYISQLLQQLTGSEAACIVNNNAAAVLLMLATFAQGKEVVVSRGELVEIGGAFRIPDIMQQAGCKLVEVGTTNRTHLRDYRHAINENTAFLMKIHTSNFHIQGFTANVSEAELVELGREFNLPVISDLGSGSLTDLTAFNLPEEPMVQQKIATGVDLVSFSGDKLLGGPQAGIIVGKKAFIDRLQQHPLKRVLRCDKVILSALEATLRHYLFPDKLAETLPTLQLLTQPLECLRHKAEQLKAALNKRLDSRYILQIEPSLAQIGSGALPTEQIPSIAVTISANKQSDLLELEKQLKTYPQPIIARIHQQKMWLDLRSVAEFGALVEMLEMK; translated from the coding sequence ATGCAAAACCTATTTCGTGCCATTCCCTCTGTTGATACATTACTCAAAACCCCACAAGGCTCTGCGTTAGTTTCGGAGTTTGGGCATTACGCCGTTGTAGTACAAACTCGCTTTCTGATTGAGCAAATCCGCCAACACGTTCAGCAAGATCACAGCCTGCCCGATTTTATGCAAACTGAAAATGGCATTTTTGATCTGATCTCTGACCGCTTACTCGCTCAAAAACAGCTGGCAATTAAGAAGGTGTTCAACCTAACTGGCACAGTTTTGCACACCAATTTAGGACGGGGGCTGTGGTCGCAAGGGGCGATCACTGCGGCAACTGATGCGATGAAGCACAATGTGGCGTTGGAGTTTGATATTGACGCAGGCAAACGCAGCCATCGTGATCTCTATATTTCTCAATTATTACAACAACTTACGGGATCTGAAGCCGCTTGCATAGTAAATAACAATGCCGCTGCGGTGCTATTGATGTTGGCGACCTTTGCTCAAGGCAAAGAAGTGGTCGTCTCTCGGGGCGAATTGGTGGAAATCGGCGGGGCGTTTCGCATTCCCGATATTATGCAGCAAGCGGGTTGCAAATTGGTGGAAGTCGGCACGACCAATCGCACCCATTTACGTGATTATCGCCACGCCATCAACGAAAATACCGCCTTTTTAATGAAAATTCACACTAGCAATTTCCATATTCAAGGCTTTACTGCCAACGTCAGTGAAGCAGAATTGGTGGAACTCGGCAGAGAATTTAATTTGCCTGTAATTAGCGATCTCGGCAGCGGCTCGCTCACCGATTTAACCGCTTTCAATTTGCCTGAAGAGCCAATGGTGCAGCAAAAAATTGCCACAGGCGTGGATTTGGTTTCCTTCTCAGGCGACAAACTGCTTGGCGGGCCACAAGCAGGCATTATTGTCGGCAAAAAAGCCTTTATCGACCGCCTACAACAGCACCCGCTCAAACGGGTTTTACGCTGCGACAAAGTGATTTTATCTGCCCTTGAAGCCACTCTTCGCCACTATCTTTTCCCTGACAAATTGGCGGAAACGCTCCCAACCTTGCAACTGCTCACCCAACCGCTTGAGTGCTTGCGACACAAGGCAGAACAGCTCAAAGCCGCACTCAACAAGCGGTTAGATTCTCGCTATATTTTGCAAATCGAACCAAGCCTTGCCCAAATCGGCAGCGGTGCCTTGCCAACGGAGCAAATTCCATCGATTGCGGTAACCATTTCTGCAAACAAACAGAGCGATTTGCTTGAATTAGAAAAACAGCTCAAAACCTACCCGCAGCCCATCATCGCCCGCATTCATCAACAAAAAATGTGGTTGGATTTGCGATCCGTGGCGGAGTTTGGGGCATTGGTTGAGATGTTGGAGATGAAATAA
- a CDS encoding toxin, with amino-acid sequence MNLTFVELPPFIRFRDEHLNDDEYRAIQTELLENPEKGDVIQGLGGLRKIRIAQGKSNKGKQGGARAIYFYYVSKDRIYFVTAYGKNKQADLTNEQRKVLSSIVELIKAENS; translated from the coding sequence GTGAATTTAACCTTTGTTGAATTACCGCCGTTTATTCGATTTCGAGATGAACATTTGAACGATGATGAATATCGTGCTATTCAAACAGAACTTCTCGAAAACCCTGAAAAAGGCGATGTTATTCAAGGGCTTGGTGGGTTAAGAAAAATCCGAATTGCACAAGGAAAAAGTAATAAAGGTAAACAAGGCGGTGCGAGAGCGATTTACTTTTATTATGTCAGTAAGGATCGCATTTATTTCGTCACCGCTTACGGAAAAAATAAACAAGCTGATTTAACCAACGAACAACGCAAAGTGCTGTCAAGCATCGTGGAATTGATCAAAGCAGAGAATAGTTAG
- a CDS encoding glycerol kinase: protein MKEYIIALDQGTTSSRAVLLDKSANIVEVAQREFTQIYPQAGWVEHNPMEIWATQSATLNEVVAKAGIKADQIAAIGITNQRETTIVWEKETGKPIYNAIVWQCRRTSDFCTKLKADGHADYIRKTTGLVVDPYFSGTKVKWILDNVEGARERANKGELLFGTVDTWLVWKLTQGRVHVTDYTNASRTMLFNIHTKQWDDKMLELLDVPREMLPEVKNSSEIYGQTNIGGMGGVRIPVAGMAGDQQAALYGHLCVEAGMAKNTYGTGCFMLMNTGDKAVESQNGLLTTIACNAKGEPCYALEGSIFMGGASIQWLRDELKIIHDARDSEYFATKVDSTNGVYVVPAFTGLGAPYWDPYARGAIVGLSRGSNRNHIVRATLESIAYQTRDVLDAMQADSGEMLETLRVDGGAVANNFLMQFQADILNANVERPQVLEVTALGAAYLAGLATGFWGSLEELRCKAQVDRTFLPDSDDEKRTHRYKGWKRAVKRALAWEKEDVE, encoded by the coding sequence ATGAAAGAATACATTATTGCTTTAGATCAGGGGACGACTAGCTCGAGAGCGGTATTACTTGATAAAAGTGCAAATATTGTGGAAGTTGCACAGCGTGAATTTACCCAGATTTATCCACAGGCAGGTTGGGTAGAGCATAATCCAATGGAAATTTGGGCAACGCAAAGTGCCACACTGAATGAAGTGGTCGCAAAAGCGGGTATTAAAGCCGATCAAATTGCGGCAATTGGGATCACCAATCAACGTGAGACCACTATTGTGTGGGAAAAAGAAACAGGCAAGCCCATTTACAATGCCATTGTGTGGCAGTGTCGCCGCACCTCCGATTTCTGCACCAAATTGAAAGCAGATGGACACGCAGATTATATTCGTAAAACCACGGGGTTGGTGGTTGATCCTTACTTCTCAGGTACTAAAGTGAAGTGGATTTTAGATAATGTTGAAGGTGCACGTGAGCGGGCGAACAAAGGCGAATTATTGTTTGGTACGGTCGATACTTGGCTCGTTTGGAAGCTTACCCAAGGGCGTGTTCACGTGACGGATTACACTAACGCCTCGCGGACGATGTTATTCAACATTCACACTAAACAGTGGGATGACAAAATGCTTGAATTGCTCGATGTCCCTCGTGAAATGTTGCCTGAAGTGAAGAATTCTTCAGAAATTTATGGACAAACCAATATTGGTGGAATGGGGGGCGTGCGTATTCCTGTGGCGGGGATGGCGGGTGACCAACAAGCGGCACTTTACGGACACTTGTGCGTGGAAGCGGGTATGGCGAAAAATACCTACGGCACGGGCTGTTTTATGTTGATGAACACGGGCGATAAGGCAGTAGAATCGCAAAACGGCTTACTCACCACCATTGCATGTAACGCCAAAGGTGAGCCGTGTTACGCACTAGAAGGCTCAATTTTTATGGGCGGGGCATCCATCCAATGGCTACGTGATGAGCTAAAAATTATCCACGACGCACGTGATTCTGAATACTTCGCCACCAAAGTGGATAGTACCAACGGTGTCTATGTTGTGCCTGCATTTACGGGATTAGGTGCTCCTTATTGGGATCCGTATGCCCGAGGTGCGATTGTGGGGCTTTCACGTGGTTCGAATCGCAACCACATTGTACGTGCAACACTGGAATCTATTGCCTACCAAACCCGAGATGTACTTGATGCAATGCAAGCCGACAGTGGCGAGATGCTCGAAACGCTGCGGGTAGATGGCGGAGCTGTGGCGAACAATTTTTTAATGCAGTTCCAAGCGGATATTCTTAATGCCAACGTAGAACGCCCTCAAGTGCTTGAAGTTACTGCACTTGGTGCCGCCTACTTAGCGGGGCTGGCGACAGGGTTCTGGGGCAGTCTTGAAGAGTTGCGATGCAAAGCTCAAGTGGATAGAACCTTTTTGCCAGATAGCGATGACGAAAAGCGTACTCATCGCTACAAAGGTTGGAAGCGGGCGGTGAAACGTGCGTTAGCGTGGGAAAAAGAAGATGTAGAATAG
- a CDS encoding transcriptional regulator yields MHKETTLYDDLLEGLNAMRQHLKGETVEVRSETLSRPEKLAKTGEEVKTIRHHLNLSQTELAQKLKMSVKTLQNWEQGRSIPNVHSLMLLRMAQKEPKLFESVANL; encoded by the coding sequence ATGCACAAAGAAACCACACTTTATGATGATTTATTAGAAGGTTTGAACGCAATGCGTCAGCATCTTAAAGGCGAGACTGTTGAAGTGCGTTCTGAAACCTTATCTCGCCCAGAAAAATTAGCTAAAACAGGTGAAGAAGTGAAAACGATCCGCCATCATCTCAATCTCTCACAAACGGAACTCGCCCAAAAATTAAAGATGAGCGTGAAAACGTTGCAAAATTGGGAACAAGGGCGTTCTATCCCGAATGTTCACAGTTTAATGTTGCTGAGAATGGCACAAAAAGAACCAAAACTGTTCGAAAGCGTGGCAAATCTTTAG